One Megalopta genalis isolate 19385.01 chromosome 11, iyMegGena1_principal, whole genome shotgun sequence genomic region harbors:
- the LOC117226469 gene encoding uncharacterized protein LOC117226469 — protein MSNVSGTMEPEAVVGKQALVRRMFNMVKDDNYSGPPAPLLSRHASMQKIRHCCQNLNLLPYLLYSFDNSKSHPIARKVHLCFDQLLQVVTARLLCLYQQFRQTLLQEIQTSKELRTSQEPEGPRSELDACRLAVKFDSIPRRKRKQTPLYLTLAVYLAPLLLLFQLVGLLGLMEIAKCTPGFMFLTSALLFLGCISLKVFFHETVPRPARRQKNKVL, from the exons ATGTCGAACGTGTCCGGAACAATGGAGCCCGAGGCCGTCGTCGGGAAGCAGGCACTCGTGCGCCGGATGTTCAACATGGTGAAAG ACGACAACTACAGCGGGCCGCCCGCGCCGTTGCTGTCCAGACACGCGTCGATGCAGAAGATCCGGCATTGCTGCCAGAATTTGAACCTGTTGCCGTATCTGTTGTACTCGTTCGACAACTCGAAGTCGCACCCGATCGCCCGCAAGGTGCACCTCTGCTTCGACCAGCTGCTGCAGGTGGTGACGGCCAGGCTGCTCTGCCTGTACCAGCAGTTCCGGCAAACCTTGCTCCAAGAGATACAGACCTCGAAGGAGCTCAGGACAAGCCAGGAGCCGGAGGGACCGAGATCGGAGCTCGACGCTTGCAGGCTCGCGGTGAAATTCGACAGCATACCACGACGAAAGCGCAAGCAGACGCCGCTCTACCTGACCCTGGCGGTCTACCTGGCCCCGTTGCTGCTTCTCTTCCAGTTGGTGGGCCTGCTGGGCCTCATGGAGATCGCGAAATGCACGCCGGGCTTCATGTTCCTGACCTCCGCGCTCCTCTTTCTCGGCTGCATCTCCCTCAAGGTCTTCTTCCACGAGACCGTGCCACGGCCGGCCAGACGCCAGAAGAACAAAGTGCTATGA
- the LOC117226468 gene encoding alkaline phosphatase has translation MKSDVLRVILVFLGAANAIEDSRHWRKLAMDELEEALSYKWNTNRAKNVILFVGDGMSPDTITASRIYRAGETSHLAWEKFPHIGLLKTYNTNKQVPDSASTATAMFGGVKTNYEVVGVDSNVPLGDCAASMNASYHVESIVSWAQKAGKSTGFVTTTRVTHATPAPLYAHTADRRWECESKIPKAASKCKDIARQLVEDLPGRNIQVIMGGGRQVLKTNATGTEFDPIDTWAGSRQDGRDLIEEWRKEKTARNVPFAVVQNNEELFKLNTDKVDYVLGIFANGHISMDWKREKGPKGQPSLEEMTVAALKILRRSKKGYLLVVEGGLIDFAHHRGHAAQALLETVRFSDAIDATMKMIDTKETLVVVTSDHSHSMSFNGYSNRGNNILGIAQRSRTDGIPYTTLTYSTGGPNNAAYIVKKNNETVRSDPSTQDTTSFNYSQQAGILTDEAYHGGSDVAVYATGPMAHLFHSVHEQSYVARVVMHAAGISSGGKIGSGILLFVLVQYSLFLAT, from the exons ATGAAGTCGGACGTCCTGCGAGTTATCCTCGTTTTCCTTGGAGCAGCTAACGCTATCGAAG ACTCTAGACACTGGCGTAAATTAGCCATGGACGAGCTGGAGGAGGCTCTGTCTTACAAGTGGAACACGAACCGTGCGAAAAACGTGATCCTGTTCGTGGGCGATGGGATGAGCCCTGACACCATCACCGCCAGCAGGATCTACAGGGCGGGCGAGACGAGCCACCTCGCTTGGGAAAAGTTTCCTCATATCGGACTGCTAAAG ACTTACAACACGAACAAACAAGTGCCGGATTCGGCGTCAACGGCCACAGCGATGTTCGGCGGCGTGAAGACAAATTACGAGGTGGTCGGCGTCGACTCGAATGTACCGCTTGGCGATTGTGCAGCGTCCATGAATGCCAGCTATCACGTGGAATCGATCGTGTCGTGGGCTCAGAAGGCCGGCAAATCCACAG GATTCGTCACGACCACCAGGGTCACCCACGCCACCCCAGCACCATTGTACGCGCACACCGCCGACAGGAGATGGGAATGCGAGTCCAAGATACCGAAAGCTGCGTCGAAGTGCAAGGATATCGCCAGACAGCTTGTCGAAGACCTTCCTGGCAGGAATATCCAG GTGATCATGGGAGGCGGCAGACAGGTGCTGAAGACCAACGCGACGGGCACAGAATTCGATCCGATAGACACGTGGGCCGGTTCCCGGCAAGATGGCCGGGACCTGATCGAAGAATGGCGGAAGGAGAAGACCGCGAGAAATGTGCCCTTCGCCGTTGTCCAGAACAACGAAGAGCTCTTCAAATTGAACACCGACAAAGTGGACTACGTGTTGGGTATCTTCGCGAATGGTCACATCAGTATGGACTGGAAGAGGGAGAAGGGTCCCAAGGGTCAGCCGAGTCTGGAGGAGATGACTGTAGCTGCTCTGAAGATCCTACGGAGATCGAAGAAGGGTTACTTGCTAGTG GTGGAGGGAGGATTGATCGATTTTGCTCACCATAGAGGACACGCGGCGCAGGCCTTGCTGGAGACCGTTAGGTTCTCCGACGCGATCGATGCGACCATGAAGATGATCGACACGAAGGAGACGTTGGTCGTCGTGACCAGCGATCATAGTCACTCTATGAGCTTCAACGGATACAGCAACAGGGGCAACAACATTCTAG GAATCGCTCAAAGGTCGAGAACCGACGGAATACCCTACACAACGCTGACTTACAGCACCGGAGGGCCGAACAACGCGGCCTATATCGTGAAAAAAAACAACGAGACAGTCAGGTCAGATCCTTCGACGCAAGACACTACCAGCTTTAATTACAGTCAGCAGGCCGGTATCCTAACGGACGAGGCCTATCACGGAGGCAGTGACGTAGCCGTGTACGCGACAG GTCCGATGGCACATCTGTTCCACAGCGTGCACGAGCAGAGTTACGTTGCCCGGGTCGTGATGCATGCGGCCGGCATCAGCAGCGGTGGAAAAATCGGTTCCGGCATTTTGCTGTTCGTCCTTGTCCAGTATAGTCTGTTCCTGGCGACTTAG